A window of Sus scrofa isolate TJ Tabasco breed Duroc chromosome 15, Sscrofa11.1, whole genome shotgun sequence genomic DNA:
CAGTGATCCATCCACCTACTCTTGCCCAAGTCACATGCGCTCAGCCTAAAACCACTTCCAGGAAGACCCTAGACATGGCACTTCCGATTCCACCCCTGTCCCTTGCTCCCCACTTCCTCCCATGTGGCACTGGAGGGATCGTCTCTCCAACCCTTCACCCCCTGTGGGATCTGGTGGAGCCCAGGCCTGTGGGGACCAGAACTGAAGGCTGTACAGGTTGCACCCTGAACTGGGGCGCCAGGCTGGATGGACAGGGGGACGGGGAGCTGAAATGCAGACGTTTTCTGTGTGAGGCTTTCTCCTAAACAGACTTCCTGGTGCCGGGCCGGGAAAGTTGCCTTTTCTACATGGCTCTCCTGAAGGGGTGATTTGCTGAGTTTCTTAATGGAAGGGTATCTATTTCTGATTCCCACAGTGAGGCTGCAGGTGCTAACAGCAGGCCTGGCTGCCTAAAGCATTGCCGCGTTGGCTCAGTCCTTCCCAACACGGTTCCACTTGGTGTCTCACAGGAAGACCCctcaggtgggagctgggggacAGGGGTGAGTGTGGGCCACAGGGCTTTAGAAGAGCCATGCCCAGGGGCTTTCCAAAAAGAGAAGCGTCTGTAAGGACAGCTTGGGGATGGGTAGCCAAGGAAAGCCTCACACGGACAAGTTGGGGAGGCAGATGCAGTGGCCCCATGTTCTGGGCAGCCTGTCCAGGCAGCTTCAGTGGCCTCAGAACCAGGAGGCTTCCCCCACTTTGCCTCCTGGACTCCCCACAGGCCAGGTGTCCCCTAAGATCCATGACTTTGGTGTGATCTTGCACCTTGCCTGGACGGGGCTCCCAGGGTCTACTCTGAGTCTCCTCCCCATGCACTTCCAGGGTGGGGGTGCAGGCAGAGAAAGAGGGCACCTGGAGGGTCCCTTGAACCCAGGTAGAACAGCCTTGGGCAATGAGAAGAGAAGATATCTATATGGGCAAGAAAGCCCTGGACATCTCCCTGGCAGTTTCGGACATGAAGGCCAGAGAAGGGCCAAGATCAAGAGCACTGGGCATGGAGGAGCTGGATCTCATGTTTAAAAACccagagtggagttcccgttgtggcgcagtggatacaaattcgactaggaaccatgacggtgtggcctcactcagtgggttgaggatccggcattgccgtgagctgtggtgtgggtcacagacacggcccggatctggcattgctgtggctctggcgtaggctggcagctacagctccaattggacccctagcctgggaacctccatatgccatgggtacagccctaaaaagacaaaagacaaaaaacacacaaacaaaccagAGTTGACGCAGGCCCTTTCCTCACCCTCATCCAAACTGGCTTCAAGTCCTGCTGCCTAAATGTCTATGATCTGTCAGCTTCTTTCTGACCCCGTGACCTCCTCCTCAGTCCAGGTCACCAATTTCTTTCCCCAGCAAATGGACTCCCTGCTTCCAGAGCTGCCTCTCTAGTTGGTGCACCAACTGCCATCGGGTGAATGTTCTGAAACAATCTAGTGCAAGCTTTCCAGACTTCAACCCCCTGGGCACTCCCCAGTCCCTTGGGATAAAGTCCAAATTCTGAGAACAGTAGGATCAGTGTCTCTAACTCCCGCCTCCTCTCTACCTCAGCTCTGCCAAGCCCCCCTTCGCCAAATAGCTTCGAGATACTGACCTGACGCCGAGCTGATGCTGGTTCCTCCCAGCCTTTGCATTTACTGCATCCTCAGCCTGGATCCCGTCCTTTACTTACCTGCCATTCAAACTCTTCCTTACCCTGCCTGCAGCATCCTggcctccaggaagtcttcccagtTCCCGGCATCTCCATGGTACTCCCAGAGCCCCTCTGAGGAtggtagccacagccacagtcacagcactgtCCAGGGAGTTTGGACACTCATTGCTCCATGCTGTTCCCTGATGCCTGGGGTTCACTGAGGACAAGAACTGCCTCTTCCCCTCATTCTGACATAGTGCCTGATGCAAGGGTACCCAGCAGACAATGACCAAAGGGGTGAATGAAGATCACCACTGTGGATGCAGCAGCCTTGGAAAGGCAGGCATGGGGTTAGTggctgcctggccctgggcagtACAGTCAGCcttcctctgggcctcagcaCGGTCTGGAGGGTGAGCAAGCTGGGCAAGCAAGAGGGATCGGGGCCATCGCAcagcagaggaagaggatgaTTTTCCAGGCTCTCTGCTTGTCTCCCAGGTCACACATCACCCCAGTTCTGGGCTAGGATTCCTAAAAAGCTACAGGACCCACACCTCCACTCTGAGGTTGGTCTTTTCAGGGTCtgaattcaaaacatttttcGGAATCCTGCAGCCATCTCTGTCTGGAGAACAAATGTGTCTCCCGAGGAGGCACATATAGAACAGGAAGGTGGAGGGGTACCAACTGGCTCTGTGTCTGCAGAACAAAGTAGGAGAGGAGGCTCAGCTCCCCATAAAGGAGAGCAACCTGCCCCcatgcaaaatataaaagaaagaatgcGGAAATGAATAGATGCGTCTCCTGACCTTGACCTTTGGTTTCTCACTAAAAGTGAGTTCATAGATGTTCTGGCCCCTGGGTGCCTGGTCCACGAGAGCCGGCCACAAAGTGATGAGTCCACTCTAGACGATCTGCCAAAGCAGATTTGCAGTCCTGAAATGCTGAAAGTGCCTTCTGGAAAGGACCCAAGTTTACCAAGGGAAAAGTCTTGTGGTGAGAATGGTGGACCTGAGCCAGATGCATGAGTTCAAAGCCTGTTTCTGTCACTTGTGTACAATCTCCGGCAAGTTGCTTTACCTCCTTGTGCTTCTGGGTGCTCATCTGGAAGATGGTAAGATTCCAGCGTACACCACATAGGATTGTTATGAAAATGAAGTGGGTGCtacatgtaaaacacttagaGCAATGCCTGGCAATGGTTCCTCTTCATTAAATGGTAGTAGTTGTCATTATCGCCTGTGGGGGCCTATTCCTCCCAGATGACATGGTCACCAGGGCAATGAAACTTTCTCTGGAGTGGAAATGGAGTAATGGGTAAGGTAAGAGTCATGCCCCCCACCTTCCAACACAGAACTTGGGCAGGGGTGTGCTTTTACAACTGGCTCTCCACGGGGAGCCCTAATTTGTAGCATATGCCAATTTCtatggtgtaaatattcccaccgTGGCCTATTTCAACTGGCTCACAATATTCCTAAAAATTTAGTGATTGTATCAATGGACCTAGGAAACTCAGCTGATCTATAATGAGTATAGAAAAATCTGCCTTGGGATGCAGAGAtcaagagaaaatgaaggagggaATCATCTTGTCTTGGCAGTAAACTGGAGTCCTTTAGACTAAGCAGTGTTTCCCAAAGTGCAGTTTATGGACTATATGCCATGCTTGGGGTATTTGTAAAGATAAGTTCTGGGCCTTGATCCAGATCTATTAAAGCAGAATCGTGGAAACAGGACCAACAGGAccaaggaatctttttttttttttttttttttttgcttttttagggctgcatatggacattcccagctaagggtcaaatcagagctgcatctccgagctacaccacagccacagcaatgccagatccgagctctgTCTTCAACCAACACAGCAGCTGacgacaacgtcagatccttaacccactgagcgaggccagggatggaacacgagtcctcgtggatactagtcaggttcattactgctgagccacatggcaaCTCcaggaatcattttctttttctttttttttttttttttttttttgtctttttgtcttttaaggctacaccagtggcatatggaggttcccaggctaggggttgaatcgaagctgtagccacctgcctatgccagagccacagcaacacaggatctgagccacgtctgcaaccaacaccacagctcatggcaatgccagatccttaacccactgagtgaggccagcgatggaacccgcatcctcatggatgctagttgggttcgttaaccactgagccacgacgggaactccccaggaatcATTTTCAAACAAGTtgcccaggtgattctgaagTTTACAACTGCTAAGTTAGGGACCCCTGACTTTCCCAAGAAATCAGGATGGGCCACAAGGCAGGTGTGGATTCTACAGAATCTCTTCATACCATGGTTCATGATCCACAGTGAGACATCAGAAAGCCAGGAAGACTGGAAGAAGCAGGAGAAGCACCTTCACTAGGGCACAGGGAGATGGTTCTACATAAGTGAAGTGACCATGGACTTCAGTTCTCTCCCTGGTCTAACCGCGTTGAGGGCAAACTCTGGGGTCAGCATGTAGAGGCCTTGCCTGGCATAGGGCATAGCTCTCCATTGAGACTTTGTGGACCTACTGGGTGAGAAAGGGCCTGCAGAGGGGGTGGGAGCTCTGGAGGTTTTGTCCTTGGAGGGAGATAAACAATATCCACAGCTCCAGACTACCCACTCAGCAACCTGGACCGAGGGCTCTAAcaacttaaataatttttattacaaaaggaagaaaagaccaaaacatCCCCAAAATTTTCCCGTGGGTTTCCCCCCTCGGTGTCAATAAATAAGGTGGGGGAGACTGACCGGAGGAGAGGGTTGgggtcatggttcagcagaataGGGAGCGTATagcctgggcaggggtgggaagggcaTCCAGGCCACTCCCCCAGTCCTGGGCACTCTGATCACATTGGCTGGAACACAGAACTCTGTACACTGACAGCGACAGTCTCTGGATGTGTCCCGAGGAGTGTGGCCAGAGAGGAACGTCATGCCTCAGGATGGCCAGGCTGGCTGCCGCACTCTGCAGCCTTCTCAGTTCTGGGCAGCATTGAGTCCAGCCAGCTCCCTGCTGGCTCCCAGGGAATCTAGCAGCATCAACTGAGGTGCAAGCCCATCTAAGAGGGGCTTACGATGGATGGATGGGCCCTCCCCTTTGGGGGAGGGAGGTCTGAAAAACTGTAGTGAGAGCAAGCTGGGCGGGGACCCTCTGGTCTCTAGGGTAGGAGAGACCACTCCTGCCCCACTGCCAGTTCAGCTCGCAGCTGTGTCACTACcccagagtgggggtggggaatgctGGCATTGCCCAGTCAAGTCTCAATGATGTATCTCTGTGGTGGAGATGGTAGGACCCAGTGTCCCTGCTCAGGTCCTTTCCAGGGCCAGCATGCTCCTGGTGGGGAGGCCTCTGGGCAGTTCTGAGAGGGCAGTGGAGGGGTCCTTTCAGCTCCCTGCCCCGGCCATGCCCAGTGAGTGGAAGCTGCCCTCTTCCAGCAAGAGTCGCCCAGGCGGTAGAGCAGCTGGGGGTACCAGTGCACACCCTCCCCAGGGGTCCAGCTGCCCCACGCCAAGCTGTGAAACAGTCGCAGGGGCCAGAAGGCCAATTGAGCCAGATGATGGTCAGCCACGGCCGCGAAGCAGGAGGCTACCACATCCTCCACCACCAGCGTCCCATGCCTCGTTAAGGGAGCGTATGCCCCAAGGGCCACGTGTGTGGAAACCGCTGCCACTCGGGCCGGCTGCAGGCCTGGCACTCCAGCCACCAGCACATACTGGCCAGGCTGCACCTGGCTGGCAAACGTGGCCCGGAAGCGGGCAGCTGGTTCTGTGTGATTGTTGGCTGTGAAGAGCAGGTGGGCAGGGGTGAGGGCCAGGCGGCGTGGGGGGTCTTGGGTCTCGATGACCTGAAAGGCCCTCAGCCTGTCTGGCTCACGATCGAGGAAAATGAGTACGTCGCTGAAGGTGGGGTTCCCGTCCTCCCCCATAGCCAGCACTCGGTCTCCTGGCCTCACGGCTGACAAGGCCACACGTGCCCCACTCTCCAGGCGCACCTGGGCTCCGGCAGGGAAGCAGCCACCTGTCTTAGCCGCGGCCGAGTGCTCTGTGGGAAGAAGGGACATGAAGGCGTTACTGCTGTGGTGCTCAcagcacccctgccccaccccgccAGAGCTCCTCTTGCGCCCAGGCAGCTCCCCCCATCACCCCATCCTGTGCCCGGCCCCCCACTTCCCAGGCAGCTTAGAACCCCCTCCCAGCCCGCAGTGTGGTTTTCTGCCCTCCTCTAAACGCAGAAAATGCTTTGCCACGGAGAGGAGAATGTTGGGGCCCCTGGGGCCCCATGACTGTGAGGCAAAGGGCCCTCCTGAAGCCCAGGCAAAGCGACCCTTCTGCTTCAATCCTGACAAGGTTGTGAAGCAGTCAGAGAGGCTAGACGTCAGTTGAGCCAGGCGGTCGGTGGTCAGCTGTCACTTGACACCCCCCCAAAGCTGCCGCCTCATGGAGACAGCAAATCGCTTGGCACCTCTGGGGCTTAGATGTCCCATTATTTCTCACCCCCTGCTCAGGTGCCCCCCAAATTGCCCTCTTGGACTGACTGACACCTCAAGTTCTGTGCCAGGACCGGACCTCAGAGTCCATACtccaaggaagaggaggagcagtCAGTGGCGAGAATACAGACTCCTGGGGAAACTCAGAGTGAATGGTCAGCCAgggcgtggctcagtggacagGGTGAAATTGTTATCTTCGGTTCACGTGCTGGGTCCTTGTGCGGGGACAGGACACAATGGCATCAGTAGGTGGGATAGACTAGTGCTTAGGAGTCAGGAGAATGAAGGAAAGTGGCCCCTCCAGGAGCTGGCACCAGGCTGGTGTTTGCAGGTAAAGGGTCGATGTGCCTTGAAGCAGATACAGTGGGCCACGGAAGTGCTGAGGGGAAGGGTTTGGGTGGGGTCACCACCGTGAGCCCAAGTGCCATCAGGGACAGTAAACGGTGGGCCTGGTCTCAGTGTGCTGGGTCTGTGAGTGCGACCACTGCGTGGGGCCAACGTGGAGGGCTAAGCCTGCAGCCAGGGAGGACCATGCTGGCAGTCAGACAAGAACCATCTGAAGCATCCATGACCGGGTTCAGCAGGTGACAGGGACGCTGACAAGATCTGAAGGGGGGGCAAAGCCCCAGTGCCTGCCAATTCTGATCAACAAGGCGGCCAATCTGGGAAAATCCACTTTATTAAGTCCACTCTGTTTATTCTTGCCCTCAGGGCTGGCTTTGCCCCCAAATGTCCAGCTTCAGGACCCTGGGGAGAGGTTGGGGACGCCTGCGCCCCCTGAGAGGTGCGTACATGGTGCCTGAAAGGGCCTGACCTGCAGCCGGGCTGTGGGTTCTGAACCCTCTGGGCTCCTGGCTCCTGGTCAGGCTCAGTTGGTGTCTGGGTacaccctggcccctggccccacccGCCGCCTCCTGTTCTGCATCGCTCTGGGTCGGGGAGGCAGTCTCTGTCAGCCTGGCTTCCTCCATCTGTCCAGCTTGCTCTGTCTTGCACCTCCTGCAGCAGGCTCTGGACTGTCGACCGCCAGGTCAGCACCCAGCGGCTCTGGGACAGGGCCCTGTCTCCCTAGGCTCCTGCCGTGACACTATCAGGCACGGGTTGAGCAGGTGGTCAGGAGCAGCAGCGGGGAGCGCCGCCGCCGACGTCCTCTTCCCCGGGATCCCCGCCTCCATCCCCCGGCGGGCCTCTTCACCTTCTTGGCTCCAGCGGGCCCTGCGCCGCCTGCCCATGCCCTgcggccccggccccgggcccAGCCCCCCGGCAGCGGCTCACCGGACTTGACGGAGCAATGCACGTGGGCCTTGGACTCGTAATACACCCAGTCGAAGCCGGCCTCCACCGCCAGGCGCGCCAGCAGTCCGTACTTGTTCCGGTCGCGATCCGACGTGGTGATGTCCACCGCGCGGCCTTCATAATGCAGCGATTCCTCCGAGTGGTGACCGTCCTCGTCCCAGCCCTCGGTCACCCGCAGCTTCACCCCAGGCCACTGGTTCATCACCGAGATGGCCAGCGAGTTCAGGCGGTCCTTGCAGCGCTGCGAGAGGAAAGCGAGCTGAGTTAGGGCGCGGAGCTGGCCCGCGTGCAGGCGTCGGCGTGGCCTCGGCCCTCGCTCTCCCACCGCACTCGCTGAAGTTGGGAAACCGGAGAGGGTGCGCTCTTCCTCTCTCTTAGGATCGGAGAGCGCTGCAGTGCTGCCACGTGCTTCCGTCCCTCTAGCTTCGGCTGCCCCCCAGGGACCTGGACCGCGCGGGGGCGCCACAAATCGGGAGGGCGAGTCGATCCTTGGGGCGCCTTTCTCTAAGTGCTCTCTCTCCGCCGCTGGATTTACTGGTCCCTCCACAGGCAGGGCTCCACCTTTTGAACGCCAGGTCCCTCGGTCTCACCGCGGCGCTAGACACTAGGGACTGCCTGCGGCCGGGAGGGTAAAAGTGGTAGCGGAGCCGACTGCCTGCGGCCCGCCTGCTAGGCGTGCAAGGCCCGAGGCGCCCAGTAGGTGTCACCGTAGCCCCAGGGCTGAGGCCCCCGCAGCGGCCAGGCGCGGCAGGTGCGGAGCGCTCCAGCAACCCCGGGGCGTATTGGAGGGGAATCCCAAGCCTGCCTGGATCCCTCGGCGCCACAGAGCATTCCTGCTGGGACCCTCATGATCCAAAACTTGTATACACCCGAGCCCGGGAGGCGGCAACCCGGGAACCAGAACCTAGGGCAAAGGAGAGCGCCTGCCTTGGCCAGATGGAGAACGCTCCGAGCGCCTCCTGCTGCAAGGGGTGCGCTCAGGATTGATAAACAGGCAGCATTCTCCCTGAGCCGAGTCCTCAGCACCTCTGCACTTCTGCACCGCTCCTATCTGGGAAGGAACTCGAGAAACCCAGCGCGTGGTCTCAGGGAACCGGCTTCACGCTCCGCCTCTCACGGAGTGGGAGTTGAGCCGGCCCTGGGGGAAGGACGGCAGAGATCATTGTCTGTGTTGGCTCCCTGAGGGCCTTCCAGGCAAGGGCCACCCAAGGGACCCCGCAGCTGACTGGGGAGAGGGGTCTTGGAGAAGAGGCCCTTCCACTGTCCTTAACTTTGAGGTGCCAGACGCTGCCAAGTGTGGGCAGCCCATGTCTCAAACTACCCCTACCTCTCGGAGCCCAGGCCCCACAGACCCTTGGACTTGGTCTCTGAGAGGCCAACAGCAGCTACAACCCAAGGCCCTGACGGGTCCTGCCAGGCTGCAGTCTAGCTGGGGGATCTCACTGCCCCAGGAGGGAGCTCCATGTGCTCTTTGCCGCCAGGCTTCTAACCACCCACCCACCTAATCCGCCCGCCGCggcccctgctccccgcccctctctccctctcccgccCCTTTCCTCGGGTCCAGAGCCCGGGCGCGCGCTGTCAATGATTGCCCAGCCCGTGGCCCGGATCCTTATCTGCATTCCTCggcgcccggcccggcccggccacAAGCCAACCTTCGCCCCGACACCGGCCAGCCAGCCCCGGCGCCAGGGCGCATGCTGAGGGCCGCAGTCTAGCTGTCCTTCCCAAAGCACCTAGAAAACGGGCTGCTAGCCTGCGGTGGAAGCCCCGGGAGACCACTGAGGAAGGGGACACGTAGGTCACTTCCCTTGCGAACCCAGCTGCTGGGGAGAAAGTTtgttccccacctccaccccaccctttCCCCGGCGCTTGGGTCGTGTTCTGGTCCTGTTCCGAGCAGACTAGCTCCGCTGTGGGGCTGCCCCGCATCTCAGACCCTCTCTTTCAAGCCAACCCCGCCACCAAACCCAGGGATCCCCAAGTTCGGTTCCAGAACCCGGAGGCCCGGCACCCCACCTTCAACTGCAGCCGCGCCGCTCAGCTCTCGGGACAGACACGTGGGCTCGCCGGGCAAGCGCCCTTTCCCACCTCCGTCTCCTGGCTCTACTATTCCCCGCTGTTCCCTAAACCCGGACCCCGCCGGGACGCTGCTCCAGGAGAGGGCAGCGCAGCGAACCAAGAGTGCGCGGGGAGGAAAGGCCGGGGAGGCCCTCCGTGCC
This region includes:
- the IHH gene encoding indian hedgehog protein isoform X1, with the translated sequence MSPARLRPRLRFCLLLLLLLVPAARGCGPGRVVGSRRRPPRKLVPLAYKQFSPNVPEKTLGASGRYEGKIARSSERFKELTPNYNPDIIFKDEENTGADRLMTQRCKDRLNSLAISVMNQWPGVKLRVTEGWDEDGHHSEESLHYEGRAVDITTSDRDRNKYGLLARLAVEAGFDWVYYESKAHVHCSVKSEHSAAAKTGGCFPAGAQVRLESGARVALSAVRPGDRVLAMGEDGNPTFSDVLIFLDREPDRLRAFQVIETQDPPRRLALTPAHLLFTANNHTEPAARFRATFASQVQPGQYVLVAGVPGLQPARVAAVSTHVALGAYAPLTRHGTLVVEDVVASCFAAVADHHLAQLAFWPLRLFHSLAWGSWTPGEGVHWYPQLLYRLGDSCWKRAASTHWAWPGQGAERTPPLPSQNCPEASPPGACWPWKGPEQGHWVLPSPPQRYIIET
- the IHH gene encoding indian hedgehog protein precursor (The RefSeq protein has 1 frameshift compared to this genomic sequence), encoding MSPARLRPRLRFCLLLLLLLVPAARGCGPGRVVGSRRRPPRKLVPLAYKQFSPNVPEKTLGASGRYEGKIARSSERFKELTPNYNPDIIFKDEENTGADRLMTQRCKDRLNSLAISVMNQWPGVKLRVTEGWDEDGHHSEESLHYEGRAVDITTSDRDRNKYGLLARLAVEAGFDWVYYESKAHVHCSVKSEHSAAAKTGGCFPAGAQVRLESGARVALSAVRPGDRVLAMGEDGNPTFSDVLIFLDREPDRLRAFQVIETQDPPRRLALTPAHLLFTANNHTEPAARFRATFASQVQPGQYVLVAGVPGLQPARVAAVSTHVALGAYAPLTRHGTLVVEDVVASCFAAVADHHLAQLAFWPLRLFHSLAWGSWTPGEGVHWYPQLLYRLGRLLLEEGSFHSLGMAGAGS